A region of Denticeps clupeoides chromosome 19, fDenClu1.1, whole genome shotgun sequence DNA encodes the following proteins:
- the LOC114769394 gene encoding integrin alpha-V-like isoform X1, producing MEWLIVLLMAGDMAAYNLDVAKPSVYSGPAGSYFGFSVDFFTPDDSQLNLVVGAPRANASGSALVEQGAVFNCPWQGGQTCQQLSLDSAVERKNSMGVQVEFKSRQWLGATVRSDGDNILACAPLYKYGTADQEPVGTCFLRKGGKTVEYSPCRTGSSGPQGQGFCQAGFSADFCKKNRVVTGGPGSYYWQGQLISNDISEIITRFSGQLVTPYANQQATLPATYHFDDSYLGYSVAVGDFNGDGDDDYVTGVPRGIETLGYVNILNGKNMKSVANISGLQMASYFGHSVAAVDINGDGSMDLLAGAPLFMYPGSDGKIRELGQVYVYLGKGGFSFQPPLFLLGYDIYGRFGSAISPLGDLDKDGYNDVAISAPYGGQDGKGVVYVFNGQAGSSGPVRTQILVGQWASTSTLPPSFGFSLQGATDIDKNGYPDVLVGAFGSDKAVLYRARPIISINVTLDLTPQILSPKDMSCTLPLTSNKVSCFKVKYCLMAKGYGLSPTFKVTVNVSLDWLKPKVAKKRALFLLSSSSLNSKDMTVSSNSQPTCDLLDAYLIADSEFRDKFTPIAVFLEYKVDYTSAADSSGLQPILSQLSSSNMIKQVSILLECGEDNICIPDLQLSVKNDRDQVYIGDDSPINLEVTAQNAGEGAYEAELHVIIPPQAEFNRMVNPGTHASCAYKQENQTREVVCDLGNPMKSGTSVIIILQFSLNQVSDVDTAVTFQLQIRSTNQQNGISSLISSTTKLAVLATIDIRGVSYPDEIVLPLPNWEPKVPPEVEDDIGPAVVHTYQLVNIGPSTISKAVMEVQWPYSFTNGSLLYITRFQTDGPIQCRTDAVINPLNLTAAIDTKNQTTPDGGDRGEGRTRNRRDIDEKPKEDELVILDCSKALCLKLTCDVGRLEKMMSATLYIRSRLAVDTFLKEENQNRSYSVISTSTFSVKEMPYKQLQYTLPSGSTKITTLVAAVIPGMQLAVPYWIIVLAVLAGLALLALLIFIMYKCGFFKRSRPPQEGDQEQLQPGQNAENSGETNADP from the exons ATGGAGTGGCTGATCGTGCTCCTGATGGCCGGGGACATGGCCGCGTATAATCTGGACGTCGCCAAGCCGTCGGTCTACAGCGGACCGGCCGGAAGCTACTTCGGCTTCTCGGTGGATTTCTTCACTCCGGACGACAGCCA GCTGAACCTCGTGGTCGGGGCGCCCAGGGCGAACGCGTCCGGATCCGCGCTGGTGGAGCAGGGCGCGGTGTTCAACTGTCCCTGGCAGGGCGGCCAGACGTGCCAGCAGCTGAGCCTCGACAGCGCGG TGGAGCGAAAGAATTCAATGGGGGTCCAAGTGGAGTTCAAATCTCGCCAGTGGTTGGGTGCAACTGTTCGCTCTGATGGAGACAACATATTG GCATGTGCGCCATTGTACAAGTATGGCACCGCTGATCAAGAGCCTGTAGGAACATGCTTCCTAAGGAAGGGTGGGAAGACTGTTGAGTACTCACCATGCCGTACTG GATCATCTGGTCCACAAGGGCAAGGATTTTGTCAGGCTGGCTTCAGTGCAGACTTTTGTAAG AAAAATAGGGTGGTGACTGGAGGACCAGGAAGTTATTATTGGCAAG gGCAGCTGATCTCCAATGACATTTCTGAAATAATTACCAGATTTTCTGGACAACTTGTCACCCCCTATGCAAACCAGCAGGCCACCCTTCCAGCCACATATCATTTTGATGACAGTTACCTTG GTTACTCTGTTGCTGTTGGTGATTTtaatggtgatggtgatgatg ATTATGTTACTGGAGTGCCTAGAGGGATTGAGACTCTTGGTTAT gtgaacattTTGAATGGGAAAAACATGAAGTCTGTTGCAAACATTTCCGGACTACAG ATGGCTTCCTACTTCGGCCATTCGGTTGCTGCGGTGGACATAAACGGTGATGG GTCGATGGACCTATTAGCGGGCGCTCCTCTATTTATGTATCCTGGATCTGATGGTAAAATCAGAGAGCTGGGGCAGGTTTATGTGTATCTTGGAAAAGGAGGATTTTCCTTCCAGCCGCCATTGTTTTTACTTGGCTATGACATCTATGGCCGCTTTGGTAGTGCCATCAGTCCACTTGGAGATCTGGACAAGGACGGATACAATG ATGTAGCAATCTCTGCTCCATATGGTGGCCAAGATGGGAAgggtgttgtgtatgtgtttaatgGGCAAGCAGGAAGTTCAGGGCCAGTACGCACCCAGATCCTGGTAGGTCAATGGGCCTCAACCTCCACATTACCACCAAGCTTTGGCTTTTCTTTGCAAGGAGCGACTGACATTGATAAAAATGGCTATCCAG ATGTGCTTGTGGGAGCATTTGGGTCAGATAAAGCAGTTTTATACAG ggcacGTCCCATCATCTCCATCAATGTCACTCTGGACCTCACTCCTCAAATTCTAAGCCCAAAGGACATGTCTTGCACTCTTCCACTCACATCGAATAAAGTCAGCTG CTTTAAAGTTAAATATTGTCTGATGGCAAAAGGCTATGGACTCTCCCCTACTTTCA AGGTCACGGTTAATGTGTCACTTGATTGGTTGAAGCCGAAGGTGGCCAAAAAGAGAGCTCTCTTTTTGCTAAGCAGCTCCTCGCTGAACAGCAAAGACATGACTGTGTCCAGCAACAGCCAGCCCACATGTGACCTGCTGGACGCCTATCTCATA GCAGACTCAGAATTCAGGGATAAGTTCACACCCATAGCCGTGTTTCTGGAGTACAAGGTGGACTACACCAGTGCTGCAGACTCTTCGGGCCTCCAGCCCATCCTCAGCCAACTCAGCTCAAGCAACATGATCAAACAG GTTAGTATCTTACTGGAATGTGGCGAGGACAACATTTGCATACCAGACCTGCAGCTTTCGGTTAAgaa TGACAGGGACCAGGTCTATATTGGTGACGACAGTCCAATAAATCTGGAGGTCACAGCTCAGAATGCTGGAGAGGGTGCATATGAAGCTGAACTACATGTTATCATACCACCACAGGCAGAGTTTAACCGCATGGTTAATCCG GGAACTCATGCATCATGTGCCTACAAGCAAGAGAATCAGACAAGAGAAGTGGTGTGTGACCTTGGAAACCCTATGAAATCAGGAACATCT GTCATTATTATTCTCCAATTCAGCTTGAACCAAGTGTCTGACGTTGACACGGCAGTGACATTTCAACTGCAGATCCGCAG CACCAACCAGCAAAATGGAATCAGCAGCCTCATTTCCTCCACCACAAAACTAGCTGTTTTAGCCACAATTGACATCCGTGG TGTGTCGTATCCTGATGAGATTGTCCTACCCCTACCGAACTGGGAGCCAAAAGTTCCCCCTGAGGTGGAAGATGACATTGGCCCAGCAGTTGTGCATACATACCAA CTGGTGAATATAGGACCTAGTACAATAAGCAAGGCTGTAATGGAGGTTCAGTGGCCATACAGCTTCACCAATGGGTCGCTCTTGTACATCACGCGATTCCAAACTGATGGTCCAATACAATGCAGAACAGATGCAGTAATCAACCCACTTAATCTTACT gCAGCGATTGACACAAAAAACCAAACCACCCCAGATGGTGGAGATCGGGGAGAAGGACGAACGCGTAATCGTCGTGACATTGACGAAAAGCCAAAGGAGGATGAGCTTGTGATACTG GACTGCAGTAAGGCCTTATGTTTGAAGCTAACATGTGATGTAGGCCGTCTGGAGAAAATGATGTCTGCCACACTATATATACGCTCACGACTTGCCGTGGACACCTTCCTCAAG GAAGAAAATCAGAACCGCTCATATTCTGTCATCTCCACCAGCACCTTCTCTGTGAAAGAAATGCCATATAAACAGCTGCAGTACACACTGCCTTCCGGCTCAACTAAA ATCACTACTCTGGTGGCAGCAGTGATCCCTGGAATGCAGCTGGCAGTTCCTTACTGGATCATAGTTCTGGCTGTACTGGCTGGACTTGCACTGCTGGCTCTGCTCATCTTTATTATGTACAAG TGTGGATTTTTCAAGCGAAGCCGTCCCCCTCAGGAAGGTGACCAAGAGCAACTACAGCCGGGACAGAATGCAGAAAACAGTGGAGAAACCAATGCGGATCCCTGA
- the LOC114769394 gene encoding integrin alpha-V-like isoform X2: MEWLIVLLMAGDMAAYNLDVAKPSVYSGPAGSYFGFSVDFFTPDDSQLNLVVGAPRANASGSALVEQGAVFNCPWQGGQTCQQLSLDSAVERKNSMGVQVEFKSRQWLGATVRSDGDNILACAPLYKYGTADQEPVGTCFLRKGGKTVEYSPCRTGSSGPQGQGFCQAGFSADFCKKNRVVTGGPGSYYWQGQLISNDISEIITRFSGQLVTPYANQQATLPATYHFDDSYLGYSVAVGDFNGDGDDDYVTGVPRGIETLGYVNILNGKNMKSVANISGLQMASYFGHSVAAVDINGDGSMDLLAGAPLFMYPGSDGKIRELGQVYVYLGKGGFSFQPPLFLLGYDIYGRFGSAISPLGDLDKDGYNDVAISAPYGGQDGKGVVYVFNGQAGSSGPVRTQILVGQWASTSTLPPSFGFSLQGATDIDKNGYPDVLVGAFGSDKAVLYRARPIISINVTLDLTPQILSPKDMSCTLPLTSNKVSCFKVKYCLMAKGYGLSPTFKVTVNVSLDWLKPKVAKKRALFLLSSSSLNSKDMTVSSNSQPTCDLLDAYLIADSEFRDKFTPIAVFLEYKVDYTSAADSSGLQPILSQLSSSNMIKQVSILLECGEDNICIPDLQLSVKNDRDQVYIGDDSPINLEVTAQNAGEGAYEAELHVIIPPQAEFNRMVNPGTHASCAYKQENQTREVVCDLGNPMKSGTSVIIILQFSLNQVSDVDTAVTFQLQIRSTNQQNGISSLISSTTKLAVLATIDIRGVSYPDEIVLPLPNWEPKVPPEVEDDIGPAVVHTYQLVNIGPSTISKAVMEVQWPYSFTNGSLLYITRFQTDGPIQCRTDAVINPLNLTAAIDTKNQTTPDGGDRGEGRTRNRRDIDEKPKEDELVILDCSKALCLKLTCDVGRLEKMMSATLYIRSRLAVDTFLKHLLCERNAI, encoded by the exons ATGGAGTGGCTGATCGTGCTCCTGATGGCCGGGGACATGGCCGCGTATAATCTGGACGTCGCCAAGCCGTCGGTCTACAGCGGACCGGCCGGAAGCTACTTCGGCTTCTCGGTGGATTTCTTCACTCCGGACGACAGCCA GCTGAACCTCGTGGTCGGGGCGCCCAGGGCGAACGCGTCCGGATCCGCGCTGGTGGAGCAGGGCGCGGTGTTCAACTGTCCCTGGCAGGGCGGCCAGACGTGCCAGCAGCTGAGCCTCGACAGCGCGG TGGAGCGAAAGAATTCAATGGGGGTCCAAGTGGAGTTCAAATCTCGCCAGTGGTTGGGTGCAACTGTTCGCTCTGATGGAGACAACATATTG GCATGTGCGCCATTGTACAAGTATGGCACCGCTGATCAAGAGCCTGTAGGAACATGCTTCCTAAGGAAGGGTGGGAAGACTGTTGAGTACTCACCATGCCGTACTG GATCATCTGGTCCACAAGGGCAAGGATTTTGTCAGGCTGGCTTCAGTGCAGACTTTTGTAAG AAAAATAGGGTGGTGACTGGAGGACCAGGAAGTTATTATTGGCAAG gGCAGCTGATCTCCAATGACATTTCTGAAATAATTACCAGATTTTCTGGACAACTTGTCACCCCCTATGCAAACCAGCAGGCCACCCTTCCAGCCACATATCATTTTGATGACAGTTACCTTG GTTACTCTGTTGCTGTTGGTGATTTtaatggtgatggtgatgatg ATTATGTTACTGGAGTGCCTAGAGGGATTGAGACTCTTGGTTAT gtgaacattTTGAATGGGAAAAACATGAAGTCTGTTGCAAACATTTCCGGACTACAG ATGGCTTCCTACTTCGGCCATTCGGTTGCTGCGGTGGACATAAACGGTGATGG GTCGATGGACCTATTAGCGGGCGCTCCTCTATTTATGTATCCTGGATCTGATGGTAAAATCAGAGAGCTGGGGCAGGTTTATGTGTATCTTGGAAAAGGAGGATTTTCCTTCCAGCCGCCATTGTTTTTACTTGGCTATGACATCTATGGCCGCTTTGGTAGTGCCATCAGTCCACTTGGAGATCTGGACAAGGACGGATACAATG ATGTAGCAATCTCTGCTCCATATGGTGGCCAAGATGGGAAgggtgttgtgtatgtgtttaatgGGCAAGCAGGAAGTTCAGGGCCAGTACGCACCCAGATCCTGGTAGGTCAATGGGCCTCAACCTCCACATTACCACCAAGCTTTGGCTTTTCTTTGCAAGGAGCGACTGACATTGATAAAAATGGCTATCCAG ATGTGCTTGTGGGAGCATTTGGGTCAGATAAAGCAGTTTTATACAG ggcacGTCCCATCATCTCCATCAATGTCACTCTGGACCTCACTCCTCAAATTCTAAGCCCAAAGGACATGTCTTGCACTCTTCCACTCACATCGAATAAAGTCAGCTG CTTTAAAGTTAAATATTGTCTGATGGCAAAAGGCTATGGACTCTCCCCTACTTTCA AGGTCACGGTTAATGTGTCACTTGATTGGTTGAAGCCGAAGGTGGCCAAAAAGAGAGCTCTCTTTTTGCTAAGCAGCTCCTCGCTGAACAGCAAAGACATGACTGTGTCCAGCAACAGCCAGCCCACATGTGACCTGCTGGACGCCTATCTCATA GCAGACTCAGAATTCAGGGATAAGTTCACACCCATAGCCGTGTTTCTGGAGTACAAGGTGGACTACACCAGTGCTGCAGACTCTTCGGGCCTCCAGCCCATCCTCAGCCAACTCAGCTCAAGCAACATGATCAAACAG GTTAGTATCTTACTGGAATGTGGCGAGGACAACATTTGCATACCAGACCTGCAGCTTTCGGTTAAgaa TGACAGGGACCAGGTCTATATTGGTGACGACAGTCCAATAAATCTGGAGGTCACAGCTCAGAATGCTGGAGAGGGTGCATATGAAGCTGAACTACATGTTATCATACCACCACAGGCAGAGTTTAACCGCATGGTTAATCCG GGAACTCATGCATCATGTGCCTACAAGCAAGAGAATCAGACAAGAGAAGTGGTGTGTGACCTTGGAAACCCTATGAAATCAGGAACATCT GTCATTATTATTCTCCAATTCAGCTTGAACCAAGTGTCTGACGTTGACACGGCAGTGACATTTCAACTGCAGATCCGCAG CACCAACCAGCAAAATGGAATCAGCAGCCTCATTTCCTCCACCACAAAACTAGCTGTTTTAGCCACAATTGACATCCGTGG TGTGTCGTATCCTGATGAGATTGTCCTACCCCTACCGAACTGGGAGCCAAAAGTTCCCCCTGAGGTGGAAGATGACATTGGCCCAGCAGTTGTGCATACATACCAA CTGGTGAATATAGGACCTAGTACAATAAGCAAGGCTGTAATGGAGGTTCAGTGGCCATACAGCTTCACCAATGGGTCGCTCTTGTACATCACGCGATTCCAAACTGATGGTCCAATACAATGCAGAACAGATGCAGTAATCAACCCACTTAATCTTACT gCAGCGATTGACACAAAAAACCAAACCACCCCAGATGGTGGAGATCGGGGAGAAGGACGAACGCGTAATCGTCGTGACATTGACGAAAAGCCAAAGGAGGATGAGCTTGTGATACTG GACTGCAGTAAGGCCTTATGTTTGAAGCTAACATGTGATGTAGGCCGTCTGGAGAAAATGATGTCTGCCACACTATATATACGCTCACGACTTGCCGTGGACACCTTCCTCAAG CACCTTCTCTGTGAAAGAAATGCCATATAA